A single Pseudoalteromonas rubra DNA region contains:
- a CDS encoding LodA/GoxA family CTQ-dependent oxidase has protein sequence MSKTLFKIHPAIGIARVGNSEEYYLAPESIAALPQPGKPQKTTGGLPLDPATDEVITSSQLRDEQGAFKRQAARFRVFAYTDVDQPSYPEQGHSQELTMGASFQGKTVTNIKWCVHLANKKSAWFVNDDDHGVVAYENGKFPVLRNLSEGLDPYNESRLSRLVIDAGPRVVDRETPEAEFDNSEVAAYLKDGNKVEVADYPKSFPYMHFDYLDIPEKNEQVSSAQFKIKDVVDRSDIHRARTPYGITSLGELHTDAQGRLIVAGGYGKAVGWRLDSKDKPVPIEGPVNNDQWFDDTSDGPVTAVVEFDDGSIEEVFGGWAVVTDPSYAPQTLNVVSLFDEAYDTFVRKLNLQPELYRDGKFNPDYKPAFDDHIKPIFKATGQQLWNAYLPEIAIQAHKSVDAIVAEDDPDSTILAGLAYIRQPNPGTEATWRSQSIDEGAPLMPLALGDSSAAGGKPFLTPTVTQYQFLHSWSNHNYVHTSAQKLNEGEYLDRATLQNCLGGRFSPGIDMTWIIREPAMYQDWLTGAGPFRIKHKPLNYASVQTDKPFLGLGWIPQHEDVEHLGLEPGDATKFMALPWHADYNSCAIHQTSPNDLNSETLYWSWPAQRPVTVYVAQDYDINSKELPAQRYSVRGSGTYPQENSPEDKHDLANAGRFWEYREMLTKWDDIGVIVQGTVIDDGKQYADHVYLEVESRLKGCEPELADPTPWPMIGGNGTATKKK, from the coding sequence ATGTCTAAAACACTATTCAAAATTCATCCTGCTATTGGCATTGCACGCGTTGGTAACAGTGAAGAATATTACCTGGCGCCTGAGAGCATCGCTGCACTACCTCAGCCAGGCAAACCACAGAAAACCACGGGGGGATTGCCGCTCGATCCAGCTACAGATGAAGTGATCACCAGCTCTCAATTGCGCGATGAGCAAGGTGCTTTTAAACGCCAGGCAGCACGCTTTCGTGTGTTTGCTTACACTGACGTTGATCAGCCGAGCTACCCTGAACAAGGCCATAGCCAGGAGCTGACTATGGGCGCCAGCTTTCAGGGCAAAACCGTGACTAACATCAAATGGTGTGTGCATCTGGCCAATAAGAAATCAGCCTGGTTCGTAAACGACGACGACCACGGTGTCGTTGCCTACGAAAATGGTAAATTCCCGGTGTTACGTAACCTGTCTGAGGGCCTGGACCCTTACAATGAAAGCCGGTTATCCAGACTGGTCATAGACGCAGGCCCACGCGTGGTTGACCGGGAGACGCCCGAGGCTGAGTTTGATAACAGCGAAGTAGCGGCTTACCTGAAAGACGGTAATAAAGTTGAAGTAGCGGATTACCCTAAATCTTTCCCGTATATGCATTTTGACTACCTGGATATTCCAGAGAAAAATGAACAGGTGAGCAGTGCTCAGTTTAAGATTAAGGACGTGGTGGACCGCAGCGACATCCATAGAGCACGCACACCTTACGGGATCACCAGCCTGGGTGAGCTACACACCGATGCGCAAGGGCGTCTAATTGTTGCCGGTGGTTATGGCAAGGCTGTTGGCTGGAGGCTCGATAGCAAAGACAAGCCAGTGCCGATTGAAGGGCCCGTCAACAACGACCAGTGGTTTGACGATACGTCAGACGGTCCAGTGACGGCTGTGGTTGAGTTTGACGACGGTAGCATCGAAGAAGTATTCGGCGGCTGGGCGGTTGTGACCGACCCCAGTTACGCACCACAAACATTGAATGTGGTTTCTCTGTTTGATGAAGCCTACGATACCTTTGTCAGAAAGCTGAATTTACAACCTGAGTTATATCGCGATGGTAAATTTAATCCGGATTATAAACCGGCATTTGATGACCACATTAAACCGATCTTTAAAGCGACCGGGCAGCAACTGTGGAACGCCTACTTACCTGAAATTGCTATCCAGGCTCACAAATCGGTAGACGCCATCGTTGCAGAAGACGATCCGGACAGCACCATTTTAGCTGGCTTAGCCTATATTCGTCAGCCTAATCCGGGCACCGAGGCAACCTGGCGCTCGCAGTCGATTGACGAAGGCGCACCACTGATGCCTCTGGCGTTAGGTGATTCCAGTGCAGCAGGTGGTAAACCCTTTTTAACCCCCACCGTTACTCAGTATCAGTTCCTGCACAGCTGGTCGAATCATAACTATGTGCACACAAGCGCGCAAAAGCTCAATGAGGGCGAATACCTGGATCGGGCGACTCTGCAAAACTGCCTAGGTGGACGCTTTAGCCCGGGCATAGATATGACCTGGATCATTCGCGAGCCCGCCATGTATCAGGACTGGCTGACCGGTGCAGGACCATTTCGGATCAAGCATAAGCCGCTTAACTACGCAAGCGTGCAAACCGACAAGCCATTTTTGGGCTTGGGCTGGATCCCACAACATGAAGACGTTGAGCATTTGGGTTTAGAGCCAGGTGATGCTACTAAGTTTATGGCCCTGCCCTGGCATGCGGATTATAACTCCTGTGCTATTCACCAGACTTCACCGAATGACCTCAATTCTGAAACTCTCTACTGGTCGTGGCCGGCGCAGCGCCCGGTTACAGTTTATGTAGCACAAGACTATGATATCAATAGCAAAGAACTACCGGCACAGCGTTACTCGGTACGAGGATCCGGCACTTATCCACAGGAAAACTCTCCAGAAGATAAACATGACTTAGCCAATGCCGGGCGCTTCTGGGAATACCGGGAAATGCTGACCAAGTGGGACGACATTGGCGTAATAGTTCAGGGCACGGTGATTGATGATGGCAAACAGTACGCTGACCATGTTTACCTTGAAGTAGAAAGCCGGTTGAAGGGCTGTGAACCTGAGTTAGCCGACCCAACTCCCTGGCCAATGATCGGTGGTAATGGCACAGCAACGAAAAAGAAATAA
- a CDS encoding tryptophan 7-halogenase — protein MSAIDDSREFDVAIVGGGPAGTATGIALQNIGVGRVFLAEAGSYSKPKIGESIPPDTRKLFQRLNIADAFEQQDHEPCLGSFSSWGSAQLGFNDNLFNPYGAGWHLDRRRFDQFMADQFKQRGGHLACETRFASVSVEHNTLHPFQLSFDDQPPVRCRFVVDATGQSAIVARRFGAQPKMQDTMLSIAAYFDCKDTDLNTLKLTLLEAIDLGWWYCASIPNNQLVVSLTTDAHIAKEHGLKDPKNWFALLHQSAHVAERVHSLAPPAHLHNWKTPSSLLNPPAGNGWLAVGDAASCYDPISSQGVYKALATGLKAAHAIADWLDNKPTTLAEYRQFIGNEFINYLSQREYFYQQEQRWHEAAFWQQRRAS, from the coding sequence ATGAGCGCGATTGATGACAGCAGGGAATTTGACGTGGCCATTGTGGGTGGTGGTCCGGCAGGGACAGCCACGGGGATCGCGCTACAAAATATCGGCGTCGGCAGGGTTTTCCTTGCCGAAGCTGGTAGCTACAGCAAACCTAAAATTGGTGAGAGTATTCCGCCTGACACCCGTAAATTATTTCAACGCCTGAACATTGCTGATGCCTTTGAACAGCAAGACCATGAACCTTGCCTGGGCAGTTTCTCCAGCTGGGGCAGCGCACAACTGGGGTTTAATGATAACTTGTTCAACCCCTATGGCGCGGGCTGGCATCTCGACAGACGTCGCTTTGACCAGTTTATGGCAGATCAGTTTAAGCAAAGGGGGGGTCACCTTGCCTGTGAAACGCGTTTTGCGTCTGTCTCTGTTGAGCACAACACGCTCCATCCATTCCAGTTATCTTTTGACGATCAGCCGCCTGTACGATGTCGTTTTGTGGTGGATGCCACAGGTCAGTCTGCCATCGTTGCACGCAGGTTCGGCGCCCAACCCAAAATGCAGGATACGATGCTAAGCATTGCCGCTTATTTTGATTGCAAAGATACCGACTTAAATACACTCAAGCTGACTTTGCTTGAGGCCATCGACCTTGGCTGGTGGTATTGCGCCTCTATTCCAAACAACCAGCTGGTGGTCAGTTTGACAACCGATGCCCATATCGCCAAAGAGCATGGGCTGAAAGACCCCAAAAACTGGTTCGCCCTGTTACATCAGAGCGCACATGTGGCAGAGCGCGTACACAGCCTCGCCCCGCCTGCGCATTTACACAACTGGAAAACCCCCTCTAGTTTGCTTAACCCTCCGGCAGGCAATGGCTGGCTGGCAGTTGGCGACGCAGCATCCTGCTATGACCCCATCAGCTCTCAGGGGGTTTACAAAGCGCTGGCAACCGGGCTTAAAGCAGCACACGCCATCGCAGACTGGCTGGATAACAAGCCAACTACACTGGCTGAGTACCGGCAATTCATAGGCAATGAGTTTATTAATTACCTCAGCCAAAGAGAATACTTCTACCAACAAGAGCAGCGCTGGCATGAGGCCGCATTCTGGCAGCAACGCCGGGCAAGCTGA